A genomic stretch from Mycobacterium malmoense includes:
- a CDS encoding RND family transporter: MSSRTGTGEAAKPGGIFDRVSDVVVRWPLLVVACWIAFAATLALTLPPLMVEAGKHEEKPLPDDAPTMVVNQEMAKAFATPGADSAAPKGPGDSKKAGDPDSGGANPLGGGGSLLMILLTDENGISPADEGLYRKLVDKLHQDTQDKMTVQDFLSTPQMREVLASKDGKAFILPVSFPGAATAPTTIAGYKHVKEIAKEVTSGSTLTAYVSGPLATIADATEMAQEDAHFIEIGTVASVLIILFIIYRNVVTMLVPLLNIGATIATAQGVLSGLAELGLPMDLQSVVLMSAVMIGAGTDYAVFLISRYHDYVRRGEDSDRAVKMALMSIGKVIAASAATVAITFLAMIFTKLEVFSAVGPAISISVIVALLSATTLLPAMLVLAGRRGWIKPRRDLTTRTWRIMGTRVVRRPRIHLVGSLVVLLTLASCTSVMRFNYDDLKTMPASVDSSKGYDAMNRHFPMNALTPMVLFIKSSHDLKTPAALADLEQMANRVSQLPDITMVRGLTRPNGEPLEQTKVSYQAGEVGSKLDDASNQIANHGDDLDKLVNGSNQLADALAQLRDQVTGALTSLSGVVGPLTAMEQMMGGDKAISALDQGAQYTGQMKTLGDNLDASTVNAETVAAWATPMLTALNDSPECNVDPGCVNSRAGLAAMVAANNDGTLTSIKAMAHNLQAAQRTQTVGQTLDKVQQTLVQASTALKTIKNLQSTMNQAQQGANALADGSRAIAGGVKELVDQTRNIGSGLGEASQFLLSMKHNADKPSMAGFNIPPQIMTRDEFKKGAAIFISPDGHAARYLIQSALSPFTTEAMDQIAKIIKAAQSAQPNTELSDASVSVAGIPSGLKDTRDYYNDDIAFIVFATIIIVFLILVVLLRAVVAPLYLIGSVLLSYLSAMGLGVLVFQMILGQNLHWSLPGLSFILLVAVGADYNMLLISRIRDESPHGVRVGVIRTVGSTGGVITSAGLIFAASMFGLMTASIYTMAEAGFILGMGILIDTFLVRTITVPALASMIGQKNWWPSHLGKSAAQVYAAHQKKQQQLDQLTEQLVRMKVIPSRDTWASVHPSTATRDAGEQRERPWISDDLLVRLKLVPGHKSHISSPAANGRKATSGRPDREAPVDRPPDHALPLFDLSALPDHLTYDLRESTLALESASNGNGNHKTDRDPGHSLPLFGQGVLSRRPIALEANGNGHDNGAEPIDHDPGHDLSQALPLFGNGHANGNANG; encoded by the coding sequence GTGTCGAGCCGGACTGGCACGGGCGAGGCAGCCAAGCCTGGGGGAATTTTCGACCGCGTCAGTGATGTGGTCGTGCGGTGGCCGCTGCTCGTCGTCGCCTGCTGGATCGCGTTCGCGGCCACCCTGGCGCTGACCCTACCGCCGCTGATGGTCGAAGCCGGCAAGCACGAGGAAAAACCCCTGCCGGACGATGCCCCGACGATGGTCGTCAATCAGGAAATGGCCAAGGCCTTCGCTACGCCAGGCGCGGACTCCGCGGCCCCCAAAGGCCCCGGAGATTCGAAAAAAGCCGGAGATCCTGACTCGGGCGGCGCAAATCCGTTGGGCGGCGGCGGTTCCCTCCTGATGATCCTGCTGACCGACGAAAACGGCATTTCACCCGCCGACGAGGGTCTCTACCGCAAGCTGGTGGACAAGCTGCACCAAGACACGCAGGACAAGATGACGGTGCAGGATTTCCTCAGCACCCCGCAGATGCGCGAAGTCTTGGCCAGCAAGGACGGCAAGGCCTTCATCCTGCCGGTCTCGTTTCCCGGTGCGGCCACGGCGCCCACAACAATTGCGGGATACAAACACGTCAAAGAGATCGCCAAAGAGGTCACCTCGGGTAGCACGCTGACCGCTTACGTCAGCGGACCGTTGGCGACCATCGCCGACGCCACCGAAATGGCGCAGGAAGACGCGCACTTCATCGAGATCGGCACCGTGGCCAGCGTGCTAATCATCCTCTTCATCATCTACCGCAACGTGGTCACCATGTTGGTGCCGCTGCTCAACATCGGCGCGACCATCGCGACCGCGCAGGGTGTCCTGTCCGGGCTGGCCGAACTCGGCCTGCCCATGGACCTGCAGAGTGTCGTCCTGATGAGTGCGGTCATGATCGGGGCGGGAACGGATTACGCCGTCTTCCTGATCAGCCGCTACCACGACTACGTTCGGCGCGGCGAAGACTCGGACCGCGCGGTGAAGATGGCGTTGATGTCGATCGGCAAGGTGATCGCCGCATCGGCGGCCACCGTCGCGATCACCTTCCTCGCGATGATCTTCACGAAACTGGAAGTGTTTTCGGCTGTCGGTCCGGCGATTTCGATTTCGGTCATAGTGGCGTTGCTGTCCGCGACCACCCTGCTGCCCGCCATGCTCGTGCTCGCCGGACGGCGCGGATGGATCAAGCCCCGACGCGACCTGACCACTCGTACGTGGCGGATTATGGGCACGCGGGTCGTGCGCCGGCCACGCATCCATCTGGTCGGAAGCCTGGTCGTACTTCTCACGTTGGCGAGTTGCACGAGCGTGATGCGCTTCAACTACGACGACCTCAAGACCATGCCCGCATCCGTGGACAGCTCCAAGGGATACGACGCGATGAATCGCCATTTCCCAATGAATGCGCTGACCCCCATGGTGCTGTTCATCAAGTCATCCCACGACTTGAAGACACCGGCCGCCCTCGCCGACCTCGAGCAGATGGCCAACCGGGTGAGCCAGCTGCCCGACATCACGATGGTGCGCGGCCTGACCCGGCCCAACGGGGAACCGCTGGAACAGACCAAGGTGTCGTATCAAGCCGGCGAGGTTGGCAGCAAACTTGACGACGCCTCCAACCAGATCGCAAACCACGGGGACGACCTGGACAAGCTGGTCAACGGCTCCAACCAGTTGGCCGACGCCCTGGCCCAACTTCGGGACCAAGTCACCGGGGCCCTTACCAGCCTCAGCGGAGTGGTCGGGCCGCTGACAGCCATGGAGCAAATGATGGGCGGTGACAAGGCGATCAGCGCCCTCGACCAGGGCGCCCAATACACCGGGCAGATGAAGACACTCGGCGATAACCTCGACGCGTCGACGGTAAACGCTGAAACCGTCGCCGCGTGGGCCACGCCGATGTTGACGGCGCTCAACGACAGCCCCGAATGCAATGTCGACCCGGGTTGCGTGAATTCGCGCGCCGGATTGGCGGCGATGGTCGCGGCAAACAACGATGGAACCCTTACCTCCATCAAGGCCATGGCTCATAACCTGCAAGCGGCCCAACGCACGCAGACCGTCGGTCAGACGCTGGACAAGGTGCAGCAAACGCTGGTCCAGGCCTCCACCGCCTTGAAGACCATCAAGAACCTCCAATCCACGATGAACCAAGCGCAACAAGGCGCCAATGCCCTCGCGGACGGCAGCCGAGCAATCGCCGGCGGTGTGAAGGAACTGGTCGATCAGACCAGAAACATCGGCAGCGGGCTTGGCGAGGCCTCGCAATTCCTATTGAGCATGAAGCATAACGCCGACAAACCGTCGATGGCCGGCTTCAACATTCCCCCGCAGATCATGACCAGGGACGAGTTCAAGAAGGGCGCCGCGATCTTCATCTCGCCGGACGGCCACGCCGCCCGCTACCTCATCCAAAGCGCTCTCAGTCCGTTCACCACCGAGGCCATGGATCAGATCGCGAAGATCATCAAAGCCGCACAATCGGCGCAGCCCAACACCGAATTGTCGGACGCCTCGGTGTCTGTGGCGGGAATTCCCAGTGGCCTCAAGGACACGCGCGACTATTACAACGACGACATCGCATTCATCGTCTTCGCGACCATCATCATCGTGTTCCTGATCCTGGTCGTCCTGTTGCGGGCGGTCGTCGCGCCGCTTTACCTCATCGGTTCGGTATTGCTTTCGTACCTGTCGGCAATGGGCCTCGGCGTCTTGGTGTTCCAGATGATCCTCGGGCAGAACCTGCACTGGAGCCTGCCCGGATTGTCCTTCATTCTGCTTGTCGCGGTCGGCGCGGACTACAACATGTTGCTCATCTCACGCATCCGCGACGAATCGCCGCACGGTGTGCGCGTCGGCGTCATTCGCACCGTGGGTTCCACCGGTGGCGTCATCACCTCGGCCGGTTTGATCTTTGCCGCCTCGATGTTCGGGCTGATGACCGCCAGCATCTACACGATGGCCGAGGCCGGTTTCATCCTCGGGATGGGGATTTTGATCGACACCTTCCTGGTGCGCACGATCACGGTGCCGGCCCTGGCCTCGATGATCGGCCAGAAGAACTGGTGGCCCTCGCACCTCGGAAAGAGCGCGGCCCAGGTTTACGCGGCCCACCAGAAGAAGCAGCAACAACTGGACCAGTTAACCGAACAACTGGTCCGGATGAAAGTCATTCCCAGCCGGGACACTTGGGCTTCGGTGCATCCTTCAACGGCGACCCGCGACGCTGGCGAGCAACGGGAGCGGCCATGGATTTCCGACGACCTACTCGTCCGCCTGAAACTCGTCCCCGGCCACAAGTCGCACATCTCGTCACCCGCCGCTAACGGGCGCAAAGCGACGTCGGGCCGCCCGGATCGCGAAGCGCCAGTTGACCGTCCACCCGACCACGCGCTTCCCTTGTTCGACCTCAGCGCCCTGCCGGATCACCTGACCTACGATCTCCGGGAATCGACGTTGGCATTGGAGTCGGCGAGCAATGGCAACGGCAACCATAAGACCGACCGCGATCCCGGCCACTCGCTACCGCTGTTCGGGCAGGGTGTCCTGTCGCGTCGACCGATTGCCCTCGAAGCCAACGGCAACGGCCACGACAACGGCGCGGAACCAATCGACCATGACCCTGGCCACGACCTTAGTCAGGCGCTACCGTTGTTCGGCAACGGCCATGCCAACGGCAACGCGAACGGCTGA
- a CDS encoding condensation domain-containing protein, translating to MFIGGGSEHDSLRVGNAYDWDPGSGSVVTWQPTPGCAAKARQAPVSPVPPSSMQIGHLRGFVEFRDRGLDYSRAVMGSWDVPGRCDIRAMTYVINAHLRRHATYHSWFEYKGAKNVVRHTIKNPRDIQFVAKEYGVLTQQEWQDHVLATPDPLQWDCFRFGIIQYDDRFALYAVVDHLHCDPMLIAGLYVEILMNYNALLEGKAPVSLPPAASYDDFCMRESQCVSSMTLDSPEVRKWIEFAEANDGTLPDFPLPLGDQSIPCGGDVHVERLLGPEQTAQFEALCQQAGARFSGGLFACAALAQYELTGAETYYGLTPTDKRKSPADFMTVGWFTGVVPFTVPVDPSSFEETARAAQASFDANMDLANVPYDRVLELAPWLKRHGPQFTMMSYMDAGLPPLSAIVATALDGVNATAFTDGRSPAYMYSTVFRLFDEVSIMVSYPNNPIARESVTRFTEQMKSVFDRVAAGSFAGVPIRVAR from the coding sequence GTGTTCATCGGTGGAGGCTCTGAGCACGACAGCCTGCGGGTTGGAAACGCCTACGACTGGGACCCGGGCTCAGGCTCGGTGGTGACTTGGCAGCCGACACCCGGCTGCGCCGCGAAAGCGCGGCAGGCGCCGGTGAGTCCGGTGCCGCCCAGCTCTATGCAGATAGGCCATCTCCGTGGGTTTGTCGAGTTCCGCGACCGCGGGCTCGACTATTCACGGGCGGTGATGGGTTCCTGGGATGTGCCCGGACGCTGCGATATCCGCGCCATGACGTACGTCATCAACGCGCACCTTCGGCGCCACGCCACCTACCACAGCTGGTTCGAATACAAGGGCGCCAAGAATGTCGTCCGTCACACCATCAAAAACCCTCGCGATATCCAGTTCGTCGCGAAAGAGTATGGCGTGCTGACCCAGCAGGAATGGCAGGACCACGTGCTGGCCACGCCCGATCCCCTACAGTGGGATTGCTTCAGGTTCGGCATCATTCAGTACGACGACCGCTTCGCGTTGTACGCGGTCGTCGACCACCTCCACTGCGACCCGATGTTGATCGCCGGGTTGTACGTGGAGATTCTGATGAACTACAACGCCCTGCTGGAGGGCAAGGCTCCCGTTTCGTTGCCGCCGGCGGCCAGCTACGACGATTTCTGCATGCGAGAGAGCCAATGCGTGTCGTCCATGACCTTGGATTCCCCCGAAGTGCGCAAATGGATCGAATTCGCCGAAGCCAACGACGGAACCCTGCCGGATTTCCCGCTGCCACTGGGTGATCAATCGATACCCTGCGGCGGGGACGTCCATGTGGAGCGGCTGCTGGGTCCGGAACAAACGGCTCAGTTCGAAGCCCTGTGCCAACAGGCGGGCGCCCGGTTCAGCGGCGGCTTGTTCGCCTGCGCTGCCCTGGCCCAATACGAATTGACCGGCGCGGAAACCTATTACGGACTCACTCCCACCGATAAGCGCAAGAGTCCGGCGGATTTCATGACGGTGGGCTGGTTCACCGGTGTGGTGCCGTTCACCGTTCCCGTCGACCCGAGCTCGTTCGAAGAGACCGCGCGCGCCGCTCAGGCTTCCTTCGATGCGAACATGGACCTCGCGAACGTGCCGTACGACCGCGTGCTGGAGTTGGCGCCGTGGCTGAAAAGACATGGGCCGCAGTTCACCATGATGAGCTATATGGATGCGGGTCTGCCTCCGCTTTCTGCCATCGTCGCCACCGCACTGGACGGCGTCAACGCGACCGCCTTCACCGACGGTAGGAGCCCGGCCTACATGTACTCGACGGTTTTCCGTCTGTTCGACGAGGTCTCGATCATGGTGTCCTACCCGAACAACCCGATTGCCCGGGAGTCCGTGACTCGCTTTACCGAGCAGATGAAGTCGGTGTTCGACCGGGTCGCGGCGGGCAGCTTCGCGGGGGTACCGATTCGCGTAGCCAGGTAA
- a CDS encoding GAP family protein, translated as MWGYVLLMGFVLLTDPMRLGLAFVLMSRRRAMHNLLACWAGGMLVGIGIGVAVLLLLRDVALVAIQAAISTANEFRSAIIILEGNRLHIAIAVLASLALATMVAREQRARLAARVPVTIPGGDEPSAAPQPSKPSLVSRLVAFNHRILRSDCVWPAFVVGIMSTFPPVEGPMALTAIMASKAPTGTQLLVFVIFTLQVLAFVEIPLVSYLVAPHKTEATIRQLNKLNTWIQGHQRQIIQTGLAATAIAFFFKGIGGI; from the coding sequence ATGTGGGGTTACGTGCTGCTCATGGGATTTGTGTTACTGACCGATCCCATGCGGCTTGGACTTGCGTTCGTTTTGATGTCGCGACGCCGAGCCATGCATAATTTGCTCGCTTGCTGGGCGGGCGGCATGCTAGTGGGAATCGGCATCGGAGTCGCAGTGTTGCTGCTGCTGCGAGACGTCGCTTTGGTAGCCATACAAGCAGCGATCTCCACGGCAAACGAATTCAGGTCTGCGATCATAATTCTCGAGGGCAACCGTCTACACATCGCCATTGCAGTTCTCGCATCGCTTGCCCTCGCGACCATGGTGGCCCGTGAACAACGTGCGCGGTTAGCGGCGCGGGTACCGGTGACGATACCGGGCGGCGATGAGCCGAGTGCGGCACCACAGCCAAGCAAACCGTCCCTAGTGTCGCGCTTAGTGGCCTTTAATCACCGCATACTGCGATCCGACTGTGTTTGGCCAGCGTTCGTCGTCGGAATCATGTCCACGTTCCCGCCGGTCGAGGGCCCAATGGCACTGACCGCCATCATGGCCTCGAAAGCACCTACCGGTACGCAGTTACTCGTATTCGTCATATTCACGCTGCAGGTGCTTGCGTTCGTCGAAATTCCCCTAGTCAGCTACTTGGTGGCGCCGCACAAAACTGAGGCGACGATCCGGCAGTTGAACAAGTTGAACACATGGATCCAAGGTCATCAGCGGCAGATTATCCAGACTGGGCTAGCTGCCACGGCAATCGCGTTTTTCTTCAAGGGCATAGGCGGTATTTGA
- a CDS encoding AMP-binding protein, with protein MVESSIPAVLRERASLQPNDTAFTYLDYDQDWDGVATTLTWSQLYRRVMNLGEQLRLHGSTGDRALILAPQGLDYIVGFLGALQAGLVAVPLSVPYGGVHDERTVSVLADTSPALVLTTSAVIDNVNGPVRSQQGQSAPSIIEVDLLDLDSRQRPAGPRPRAAANNGSDFLYLQYTSGSTRTPAGVMVSNKNVFANFEQIMGDFFAAEGGIAPPDITVASWLPLYHDMGLLLGIIMPILAGQPTVLTSPVGFLQRPARWMQLLGRSGCTISAGPNFAFELAVRKTSDDDMAGLDLGSVHTILNGSERVQPATLKRFADRFAPFNFDPKALRPSYGMAEATVYIATRKVGKPPEIGRFDSEKLPAGQANRCANGSGTPLVSYGDAKSVRVRIVDADTHRECPDGTVGEIWVHGDNVASGYWQKPEESERTFGAKIVDPSPGTPEGPWLRTGDSGFFSEGELFIIGRIKDLLIVYGRNHSPDDIEATIQEITAGRCAAIAVPDRGVEKLVAIIELKKRGGDSEEETTDRLRVVKREVTSAISKSHGLSVADLVLVSPGSIPITTSGKIRRAQCVELYRQDEFTRLDA; from the coding sequence GTGGTTGAGTCTTCCATTCCCGCTGTGCTGCGCGAACGCGCCAGCCTGCAACCCAACGACACGGCGTTCACATATCTTGATTACGACCAGGATTGGGATGGCGTCGCGACAACCCTGACGTGGTCGCAGTTGTACCGGCGGGTGATGAACCTCGGCGAGCAACTCAGACTTCACGGGTCGACCGGTGATCGGGCGCTCATACTGGCACCACAGGGCCTCGACTACATCGTTGGCTTTCTGGGAGCACTCCAGGCCGGACTTGTCGCGGTTCCGCTCTCGGTTCCCTATGGCGGCGTCCACGACGAACGCACCGTTTCGGTGCTGGCCGATACTTCTCCGGCCCTCGTCCTCACAACGTCCGCCGTCATTGACAATGTGAACGGGCCTGTGCGGTCGCAGCAGGGGCAATCCGCGCCGTCAATCATCGAAGTCGATTTGCTGGACCTCGATTCGCGCCAGCGACCCGCGGGCCCGAGACCTCGTGCCGCCGCCAATAATGGATCGGATTTCCTGTATTTGCAGTACACCTCGGGGTCCACCCGCACGCCGGCCGGTGTCATGGTCTCGAACAAAAATGTTTTCGCCAATTTTGAGCAGATCATGGGCGACTTTTTTGCGGCCGAAGGTGGCATTGCCCCGCCGGACATCACGGTGGCTTCTTGGCTGCCGCTTTACCACGACATGGGTCTTCTACTGGGAATTATCATGCCGATTCTGGCGGGGCAGCCGACGGTGCTAACCAGCCCCGTGGGATTTCTGCAGCGACCGGCCCGCTGGATGCAACTGCTGGGACGCAGCGGTTGCACAATTTCGGCGGGACCGAACTTCGCCTTCGAGTTGGCGGTGCGCAAGACGTCGGACGACGACATGGCCGGGCTCGATCTCGGGAGTGTGCACACGATCCTCAACGGCAGCGAGCGAGTGCAGCCCGCGACCCTCAAGCGGTTCGCTGATCGGTTCGCGCCCTTCAATTTTGATCCCAAGGCACTGCGGCCGTCATATGGCATGGCAGAAGCAACGGTGTACATAGCGACCCGTAAAGTGGGCAAACCACCCGAAATCGGCCGATTCGACTCCGAGAAACTGCCTGCCGGCCAGGCGAACCGGTGCGCCAATGGAAGCGGCACGCCGCTGGTCAGTTACGGGGATGCGAAATCGGTGCGTGTCCGCATCGTCGATGCGGACACGCACCGCGAGTGTCCAGACGGAACGGTCGGGGAGATCTGGGTGCACGGCGACAACGTCGCTTCCGGCTATTGGCAGAAACCCGAAGAGAGCGAGCGCACGTTCGGTGCGAAGATTGTCGACCCGTCGCCGGGAACACCCGAGGGCCCCTGGCTGAGAACCGGAGATTCGGGCTTCTTCTCCGAGGGCGAGTTGTTCATCATCGGCCGCATCAAGGACCTCTTGATTGTCTACGGGCGCAACCACTCTCCCGACGACATCGAGGCGACAATCCAGGAGATCACGGCTGGCCGCTGCGCGGCGATCGCGGTTCCGGACAGGGGCGTTGAAAAGCTGGTCGCGATTATCGAGCTGAAGAAGCGGGGCGGCGACTCCGAAGAGGAGACGACCGACAGGCTCCGCGTCGTGAAACGTGAAGTCACGTCCGCGATTTCGAAGTCGCACGGGCTGAGTGTGGCGGACCTGGTTCTGGTATCTCCTGGCTCGATCCCCATCACCACAAGCGGCAAGATCAGACGAGCTCAATGTGTCGAGCTGTACCGGCAGGACGAGTTCACCCGATTGGACGCTTAG
- a CDS encoding glycosyltransferase family 2 protein gives MWRLRFMASEANPTVSVCIPMYNNSATIARCLGSILDQEGVEFEIVVVDDDSSDDCAAIAKTMLRPEDRLIHNESRLGLNGNHNKCIELARGTCIQFVHGDDWLLPAALQTLARYFDDPGVGLAFAPRRLLSHDVPWWRRPASKPHSFFFKLREHNRGSSLVTQLALLSAGGNLIGEPTCVMFRRQLALDAGGFRDDIYQLVDLDLWLRSMLRSAAVCFVPQELSVRTHTAGTETVRNATTRRGWLDHLRILTWLIVDPASTRMIRIIARTWWLVIWLALHLQVATFGPERRSRLRTLARAPVQEFAHARRLAGRLL, from the coding sequence ATGTGGCGACTGAGATTCATGGCTAGTGAGGCAAACCCGACGGTCTCGGTGTGCATACCGATGTACAACAACAGCGCGACTATCGCGCGCTGTCTCGGTAGCATCCTGGATCAGGAAGGCGTCGAGTTTGAGATAGTGGTTGTCGATGACGATTCGTCAGACGATTGTGCCGCTATCGCGAAGACGATGCTCAGACCCGAAGATCGCCTGATACACAATGAGTCTAGGCTTGGGCTCAACGGGAATCACAATAAATGCATCGAACTTGCGCGCGGCACCTGTATCCAGTTCGTGCACGGCGACGACTGGTTGCTTCCGGCGGCCCTGCAGACACTCGCCCGATATTTTGACGATCCAGGTGTGGGACTGGCTTTCGCGCCCAGGCGTCTGTTGAGCCACGACGTCCCGTGGTGGCGGCGGCCAGCGAGCAAGCCTCACAGCTTCTTTTTTAAGCTGCGAGAACACAACCGCGGATCGTCATTGGTGACGCAGTTGGCCTTGCTGAGCGCGGGCGGCAATTTGATCGGTGAACCGACCTGCGTGATGTTCCGGCGCCAGCTGGCGCTGGATGCGGGCGGCTTTCGCGACGATATCTATCAGCTGGTCGACCTGGATCTCTGGTTGCGCTCGATGCTGCGGTCGGCGGCGGTATGTTTTGTGCCCCAGGAACTCTCGGTGCGCACTCACACGGCCGGCACGGAAACGGTACGCAATGCGACGACTCGGCGCGGCTGGCTCGACCACCTACGCATTCTCACTTGGTTGATTGTGGATCCGGCGTCGACCAGAATGATTCGGATTATCGCCAGAACGTGGTGGTTAGTTATATGGCTTGCGCTGCACTTGCAAGTCGCGACATTTGGGCCGGAGCGAAGGTCTCGGCTGAGGACCTTAGCCCGAGCGCCCGTTCAAGAATTCGCGCATGCTCGGCGGTTGGCGGGTCGGCTCTTGTGA
- a CDS encoding glycosyltransferase, whose amino-acid sequence MKFVLAAHGTRGDVEPCATVGVELRRRGHEVRMAVPPNLVGFVQSAGLSAVAYGPDTGEQIVAVADFTHNAFKIQNPANFVRAGKELFVEGWAEMSRTLTALADGADLLLTGQTYHGVVANVAEYYDIPVAGLHHFPVRVNGQIGVPFLPSPAPVVRTTLTAGWWLYSHITKADEDAQRRELGLPRAAVPAARRMADGGTLEIQAYDQAVFPGLAAEWNGRRPFVGALTLELAADNDDDVASWIAAGKPPIYFGFGSTPVQSPADTVAMIAQACAELGERALIYSGADGSSPTPHPDHVRLVGQVNYTTILPRCRAAVHHGGAGTTAAGLRAGLPTLILWDVADQFIWATQVKRLKVGSAKRLSNITRKSLVARLRKILAPDCVARAREIAPRMTKPAVGVATAADLLEQTVRVGV is encoded by the coding sequence ATGAAGTTTGTTCTGGCGGCCCACGGAACTCGCGGCGACGTCGAGCCCTGCGCCACGGTCGGTGTGGAGCTGCGGCGCCGAGGACACGAGGTCCGAATGGCGGTGCCGCCCAACCTGGTTGGCTTCGTGCAGTCCGCCGGGCTGTCCGCCGTCGCCTACGGACCCGACACGGGTGAGCAGATCGTCGCCGTCGCGGACTTCACGCACAACGCCTTCAAAATCCAAAACCCCGCCAACTTCGTGCGTGCCGGCAAGGAGCTTTTCGTCGAGGGCTGGGCGGAGATGAGCCGGACGCTTACCGCGCTGGCCGACGGGGCCGACCTGCTGTTGACGGGCCAGACCTATCACGGTGTGGTCGCGAATGTGGCGGAGTACTACGACATTCCGGTGGCAGGGCTGCATCACTTCCCGGTGCGGGTCAACGGCCAGATTGGCGTGCCATTTCTACCGTCACCGGCGCCGGTGGTCCGCACGACACTGACGGCGGGCTGGTGGCTGTATTCGCATATCACCAAGGCAGACGAGGACGCGCAACGCCGCGAACTCGGCCTGCCGCGCGCGGCGGTCCCCGCGGCACGCCGGATGGCCGACGGGGGAACGCTGGAAATCCAGGCCTACGATCAAGCGGTGTTTCCGGGGCTTGCGGCGGAATGGAACGGCCGACGCCCATTCGTCGGTGCGCTGACTTTGGAGTTGGCGGCGGACAACGACGATGATGTTGCGTCCTGGATCGCCGCGGGAAAACCGCCGATCTACTTCGGTTTTGGCAGCACTCCGGTCCAATCCCCCGCCGATACGGTGGCCATGATCGCGCAGGCCTGCGCGGAGCTGGGCGAGCGGGCGTTGATCTATTCCGGCGCTGACGGCTCCTCCCCCACGCCGCATCCCGATCATGTGAGGCTCGTCGGCCAGGTCAACTACACGACCATCTTGCCGAGGTGCCGCGCGGCCGTGCATCATGGTGGCGCCGGCACCACCGCTGCCGGGTTGCGAGCTGGCCTCCCGACGCTGATCCTGTGGGATGTGGCCGATCAGTTCATCTGGGCGACCCAGGTCAAGCGGCTGAAAGTCGGTTCCGCCAAGCGGCTTTCGAACATCACCCGGAAGTCGCTGGTCGCGCGGCTCCGCAAAATCCTCGCGCCGGATTGCGTGGCCCGAGCTCGTGAGATCGCACCGCGAATGACCAAACCCGCCGTCGGCGTTGCCACCGCCGCCGATCTTTTGGAGCAGACCGTCCGGGTTGGCGTGTGA